The following proteins are co-located in the Dietzia timorensis genome:
- a CDS encoding helicase HerA-like domain-containing protein — translation MPNDASASENNTDLAPAKKIAQGYASEGAGISLGSVLVDGKADPEAQVSIPLSMMNRHGLVAGATGTGKTKTLQLIAEQLSVNGVPVVMADMKGDLSGLAQPGEDSDKARGRAEQTGADWAPAGHPVEFLSLGTEGIGVPLRARVSSFGPILLSKVLGLNSTQESTLGLVFHWADEQGLELYDLKDLRAVLQHLTSDEGKEDLKGIGGVSSQTAGVILRSLVNLSNNGGDTFFGDPELDPADLRKVVDGKGTISLVELGDQATRPVLFSTFLMWVLAELFQDLPEKGDADKPELVFIFDEAHLLFEDASKAFLDQVEQTVKLIRSKGVGVFFCSQLPTDIPGDILSQLGARVQHALRAFTPEDQKALSKTVKTYPKSEVYDLEEAITGAGTGEAIVTVLSERGAPTPVAWTLMNPPTSLMNTIGNEAITAAAKESEAWGKYGETVDPLSAYEKLAEQAEKAGAGSGEAGAAGGGGAQDAPAAEQAPASEAPREDSGERRKGGEREEEGSFVSRAMSNPATRSFMRSAASAAGREITRSLFGTRRRRR, via the coding sequence ATGCCGAATGATGCATCCGCAAGCGAGAACAACACCGATTTGGCCCCCGCGAAGAAGATTGCGCAGGGGTACGCCAGCGAGGGCGCCGGGATCTCACTCGGGTCCGTGTTGGTAGACGGGAAGGCCGATCCCGAGGCCCAGGTTTCCATCCCGCTGTCGATGATGAACCGACACGGCCTTGTCGCCGGAGCGACCGGAACGGGCAAGACCAAGACGCTTCAGTTGATTGCCGAGCAGTTGTCCGTGAACGGCGTGCCCGTGGTGATGGCGGACATGAAGGGCGACCTGTCCGGGCTTGCGCAGCCGGGCGAGGACTCCGATAAGGCGCGCGGCCGCGCCGAGCAGACCGGCGCCGACTGGGCGCCGGCCGGACACCCCGTCGAATTCCTGTCGCTGGGCACCGAGGGCATCGGCGTGCCGTTGCGCGCGCGGGTGAGCTCGTTCGGGCCGATCCTGTTGTCGAAGGTGCTCGGGCTCAACTCGACGCAAGAGTCGACGCTCGGGCTGGTCTTCCACTGGGCGGACGAGCAAGGGCTGGAATTGTATGACCTCAAGGACCTGCGGGCCGTACTTCAGCACCTGACGTCCGACGAGGGGAAAGAGGACCTCAAGGGCATCGGCGGCGTGTCGTCGCAGACCGCCGGCGTCATCCTGCGTTCTCTGGTGAACCTGTCGAACAACGGCGGCGACACGTTCTTCGGTGACCCCGAGCTCGACCCTGCCGACCTGCGCAAGGTCGTCGACGGGAAGGGCACGATTTCGCTGGTCGAGCTCGGTGACCAGGCCACGCGGCCGGTGCTGTTCTCCACGTTCCTCATGTGGGTGCTCGCCGAGCTGTTCCAGGATCTGCCCGAGAAGGGCGACGCGGACAAGCCGGAGCTCGTGTTTATCTTCGACGAGGCGCACCTGCTGTTCGAGGACGCGTCGAAGGCGTTCCTCGACCAGGTCGAGCAGACGGTGAAGCTTATTCGGTCCAAGGGCGTGGGCGTGTTCTTCTGCTCGCAGCTGCCCACCGACATCCCGGGCGACATCCTCTCGCAGCTTGGTGCGCGCGTGCAGCACGCGTTGCGCGCGTTCACGCCCGAGGACCAGAAGGCGTTGAGCAAGACCGTGAAGACCTACCCGAAGTCCGAGGTGTACGACCTGGAAGAGGCGATCACCGGTGCCGGGACGGGTGAGGCGATCGTCACGGTGCTGTCGGAGCGTGGCGCGCCGACGCCGGTCGCGTGGACGCTGATGAACCCGCCGACCTCGCTGATGAACACGATCGGCAACGAGGCGATCACCGCTGCGGCGAAGGAAAGCGAGGCGTGGGGCAAATACGGCGAGACCGTCGACCCACTGAGCGCCTACGAGAAGTTGGCCGAGCAGGCGGAGAAGGCCGGGGCAGGTTCCGGCGAGGCTGGTGCCGCTGGTGGCGGGGGAGCGCAGGATGCGCCCGCCGCTGAGCAGGCTCCGGCGAGCGAAGCTCCCCGCGAAGACAGTGGGGAGCGCCGGAAGGGTGGCGAGCGCGAGGAGGAGGGGTCGTTCGTGTCGCGGGCGATGTCGAATCCCGCCACGCGCAGCTTTATGCGCAGCGCCGCGAGTGCCGCAGGGCGCGAGATCACCCGCAGCCTGTTCGGTACACGGCGCCGGCGCCGCTGA
- the cmrA gene encoding mycolate reductase (Catalyzes the final step in mycolic acid biosynthesis.), whose translation MALPMPTAHSRAVVTGASSGIGMAFARELATRGYNLVLVARREQILNELADELRSRTGVEVDVRACDLSKPEKRAPLLAELEKTEVSILCNNAGIATFGPVSELDFDYERDQVQLNAVAAHELILAVLPGMLERRSGGILNVGSAAGNTAIPNNATYAASKAFLNTFSESLRGEVKKQGVNVTLLAPGPVRTEEIAEADKTFVDRIVPDSFWVDTTYTARLSIDALARNKMRVVPGPIGQTMSLATNFLPRRFVSPLAGKAYAKLGEGSADAADVSGSRSGDAAGSTGGQGAAATTPDSSA comes from the coding sequence ATGGCTCTGCCGATGCCCACCGCCCACAGCCGCGCCGTGGTGACCGGCGCGTCCTCCGGAATCGGAATGGCGTTCGCCCGCGAGCTCGCAACCCGCGGATACAACCTCGTCCTCGTCGCGCGCCGCGAGCAGATTCTCAATGAGCTCGCTGACGAGCTGCGCTCGCGCACCGGCGTAGAGGTGGACGTGCGCGCCTGCGACCTGTCCAAACCGGAAAAGCGCGCGCCGCTGCTCGCGGAGTTGGAGAAGACCGAGGTCTCGATCCTCTGCAATAACGCAGGCATCGCAACGTTCGGCCCGGTTTCGGAGCTCGACTTCGACTACGAGCGGGACCAGGTCCAGCTCAACGCGGTCGCCGCGCACGAACTGATCCTCGCAGTGCTGCCGGGGATGCTCGAGCGCCGCTCGGGCGGCATCCTCAACGTCGGCTCGGCCGCCGGCAACACCGCGATCCCCAACAACGCGACCTACGCCGCATCGAAGGCGTTCCTCAACACGTTCTCGGAGTCGCTGCGCGGGGAGGTCAAAAAGCAGGGTGTGAATGTGACGCTGCTCGCTCCAGGGCCGGTGCGCACCGAGGAGATCGCCGAGGCAGATAAGACGTTCGTCGACCGGATCGTGCCCGACAGCTTCTGGGTCGACACGACCTACACGGCGCGGCTGTCGATCGATGCGCTCGCCCGCAACAAGATGCGTGTCGTTCCGGGGCCGATCGGCCAGACGATGTCGCTGGCCACGAACTTCCTGCCGCGTCGATTCGTGTCGCCGCTCGCGGGCAAGGCCTACGCCAAGCTCGGCGAGGGTTCGGCGGATGCGGCCGACGTCTCGGGATCCAGGTCCGGTGACGCCGCAGGTTCCACCGGCGGCCAGGGCGCCGCAGCTACGACGCCCGACTCTTCCGCCTAA
- a CDS encoding cytochrome c oxidase assembly protein: MTSRVGVTRRPAGPPLLGYIALLVAVAAVVAGPLSDLSTSAALDLLGIPDPGPLTSYGLPIVRSVAEIFCALAVGLSFYGAFYTPPQKDGTLDVAGYRSQHWASMANAVWAVCAAMLIPLTLSDVSGQKLTDSLSPDQWLLAISSVDVASSWRWAAIIAIVAAIGQRLTLTWRWSVIWLALSMAALLPIAATGHAASSGAHDIATNSLVLHLVGAVLWMGGLAAIVLHALRGDGRMRLALRRHSAVATVALFVVAASGVINALVRIQPGDLFSTTYGRLIIAKAVLIVVIAVLAIGLRRRLLGLRAWPKLWLGPERPGSAASSPMTSDAPISRARIWAFAGVETAVMAATFAVAVSLGRTPPPPPPSIPTVQEALLGFELPGNPTLITLITNWRFDLILGTVSLVAIALYSWGLIVLRRRGDSWPVSRTIFWMAGSVLLFLTTSSGLGMYMMGQFSLHMVAHMLLSMMVPVFWALGGPLTLALRALRPAGRGNPPGPREWILELIHNPISWFLTHPVVASIQFVLGFYLVYFGGFYDTLAGDHFGHVFMNVHFLISGYLFYWSIIGVDTSPHNYSPLFKLLTLLGSLPFHAFFGIMLMLYGEVLAPDWYGGLELPWVPDLLADQKEGGGIAWGFGEIPLFVVMIALAFQWYSADSRDARRSERKADRDDDAELRAYNEMLRQMDEGTRSGK; encoded by the coding sequence ATGACATCTCGCGTCGGCGTGACCCGGCGGCCCGCTGGCCCACCCCTCCTCGGATATATCGCCCTCCTCGTGGCCGTCGCGGCTGTCGTCGCGGGTCCTCTGAGTGACCTGTCCACCAGCGCGGCGCTCGACCTGCTCGGTATTCCCGATCCTGGCCCGCTCACCTCGTACGGGCTGCCCATCGTGCGCTCGGTGGCGGAGATCTTCTGCGCCCTCGCCGTGGGCCTGTCGTTCTATGGCGCCTTCTACACCCCACCGCAGAAGGACGGCACGCTCGACGTCGCCGGGTACCGCTCGCAGCACTGGGCCTCGATGGCCAACGCCGTGTGGGCGGTGTGCGCCGCGATGCTCATCCCGCTCACCTTGTCCGACGTGTCGGGGCAGAAGCTCACCGATTCGCTGTCTCCGGACCAGTGGCTGCTCGCGATTTCCTCAGTGGACGTCGCGTCGTCGTGGCGCTGGGCCGCGATCATCGCGATCGTTGCGGCGATCGGCCAGCGGCTGACCCTCACGTGGCGCTGGTCGGTCATCTGGCTCGCGCTGTCGATGGCGGCGCTCCTGCCGATCGCGGCGACTGGGCACGCCGCCTCCTCGGGTGCGCACGACATCGCGACGAACTCCCTGGTCCTGCATCTGGTCGGCGCGGTCCTCTGGATGGGCGGGCTCGCCGCGATCGTGCTGCACGCACTACGCGGGGACGGCCGGATGCGCCTCGCTCTCCGACGTCATAGTGCGGTTGCCACGGTCGCGTTGTTCGTGGTTGCGGCCTCCGGCGTGATCAACGCGCTGGTGCGCATCCAGCCCGGTGACCTGTTCTCCACGACCTACGGCCGGCTGATCATCGCCAAGGCGGTGCTCATCGTGGTTATAGCGGTGCTCGCGATCGGCCTCCGCCGCCGCCTTCTCGGCCTGCGCGCGTGGCCGAAACTCTGGCTCGGGCCCGAGCGCCCAGGCAGCGCGGCGTCATCGCCCATGACGTCGGACGCGCCGATCTCCCGCGCCCGGATCTGGGCTTTCGCCGGCGTGGAAACGGCTGTGATGGCCGCGACCTTCGCCGTGGCCGTGTCCCTCGGCCGGACTCCGCCGCCCCCGCCGCCGTCGATTCCCACCGTGCAGGAGGCGCTGCTCGGCTTCGAACTCCCCGGCAATCCGACGCTGATCACGCTCATCACCAACTGGCGATTCGATCTGATCCTGGGGACCGTCTCGCTGGTGGCGATCGCGCTGTACTCGTGGGGGCTTATCGTGCTGCGTCGGCGCGGGGATTCGTGGCCGGTCTCGCGCACGATCTTCTGGATGGCCGGTTCGGTGCTGCTGTTCCTCACCACCAGCTCGGGCCTGGGCATGTACATGATGGGCCAGTTCTCGCTGCACATGGTCGCGCACATGCTGCTGTCGATGATGGTGCCGGTGTTCTGGGCGCTCGGCGGGCCGCTGACCCTGGCGCTGCGCGCGCTTCGGCCGGCCGGCCGCGGCAACCCGCCGGGCCCGCGCGAGTGGATCCTCGAGCTCATCCACAACCCGATCTCGTGGTTCCTCACCCATCCCGTGGTCGCGTCGATCCAGTTCGTGCTCGGCTTCTACCTCGTGTACTTCGGCGGCTTCTACGACACGCTCGCCGGGGACCACTTCGGCCACGTGTTCATGAACGTGCACTTCCTCATCTCGGGGTATCTGTTCTACTGGTCGATCATCGGCGTGGACACCTCGCCGCACAATTACTCCCCGTTGTTCAAGCTGCTCACGCTCCTCGGCTCGCTGCCGTTCCACGCGTTCTTCGGGATCATGCTCATGCTCTACGGCGAGGTGCTCGCGCCCGACTGGTACGGCGGCCTCGAACTACCGTGGGTGCCTGACTTGCTCGCCGACCAGAAGGAGGGCGGCGGCATCGCCTGGGGATTCGGCGAGATCCCGCTGTTCGTGGTGATGATCGCGCTGGCCTTCCAGTGGTACAGCGCGGATTCGCGCGACGCCCGCCGCTCCGAGCGCAAGGCCGATCGCGACGACGACGCCGAGCTGCGCGCCTACAACGAGATGCTGCGGCAGATGGACGAGGGAACGCGCAGCGGAAAATAG
- a CDS encoding single-stranded DNA-binding protein, protein MIVNRTHATVRGRVITAYPINNTAGGDAVLNFRLAANERQFDPATNTWNDKDTFYVTVSCWDGLARRAAAVALRGQMVVAMGTLVSRNYEKEGQRRSYTELRAQHLAVDLSSVETVRSYTGSRAEGSDAAQGDSGENATERPTEGPVDSPGDSASATTEQAPASRMTSDPASSTPAGIAAEAPDSAASDRPQYATASAGGDPMDSGQTPF, encoded by the coding sequence ATGATCGTCAACCGCACCCACGCCACCGTCCGCGGCCGCGTCATCACCGCCTATCCCATCAACAACACCGCCGGCGGCGACGCCGTGCTCAACTTTCGGCTCGCCGCCAACGAGCGCCAGTTCGATCCCGCCACCAACACGTGGAACGACAAGGACACCTTCTACGTGACCGTGAGCTGCTGGGACGGCCTCGCCCGGCGCGCGGCCGCCGTCGCCCTGCGCGGGCAGATGGTCGTCGCGATGGGAACGCTCGTCAGCCGCAATTACGAAAAGGAGGGCCAGCGCCGCAGCTACACCGAGCTGCGCGCCCAGCACCTCGCGGTCGACCTTTCGTCGGTGGAAACGGTCCGCAGCTACACCGGATCCCGCGCCGAGGGCAGCGATGCCGCGCAGGGCGATTCCGGCGAAAACGCCACGGAACGCCCCACCGAGGGGCCTGTCGATTCCCCTGGAGACTCCGCCTCCGCGACCACCGAGCAGGCGCCAGCGTCACGCATGACGTCGGACCCCGCATCCTCCACGCCTGCCGGGATCGCCGCAGAGGCGCCGGACTCCGCCGCATCCGATCGGCCGCAGTACGCCACGGCGAGCGCCGGCGGCGACCCTATGGACTCGGGACAGACGCCTTTCTGA
- the ettA gene encoding energy-dependent translational throttle protein EttA: MAEFIYTMKKVRKAHGDKVILDDVTMAFYPGAKIGVVGPNGAGKSSILKIMAGIDQPSNGEAFLDPEATVGILLQEPPLDEDKTVKENVEEGFGDTMTKLRRYNEVAEEMATDYTDELMEEMGKLQEELDAVDAWDIDSQIEQAMDALRCPPGDSAVTHLSGGERRRVALCRLLLSKPDLLLLDEPTNHLDAESVLWLEQHLASYPGAVLAVTHDRYFLDHVAQWICEVDRGQLHPYEGNYSTYLEKKAERLEVQGKKDQKLQKRLKDELEWVRSGAKARQTKSKARLAKYEEMAAEAEKMKKLDFEEIQIPTPPRLGNVVVEVDKLEKGFDGRVLIKDLSFTLPRNGIVGVIGPNGVGKTTLFKTIVGLEEPDAGTVKVGDTVKLSYVDQGRANIDSEKSVWEIVSEGNDYIEVGQNEMPSRAYVSAFGFKGPDQQKKAGVLSGGERNRLNLALTLKEGGNLILLDEPTNDLDVETLGSLENALTDFPGCAVVISHDRWFLDRTCTHILAWEGNVEEGQWYWYEGNFEGYEANKVERLGQEAARPHRVTHRRLTRG, from the coding sequence ATGGCTGAATTTATCTACACCATGAAGAAGGTGCGCAAGGCGCACGGCGACAAGGTGATCCTTGACGATGTGACGATGGCCTTCTACCCGGGGGCCAAGATTGGTGTGGTCGGGCCGAACGGCGCCGGTAAGTCCTCGATCCTCAAGATCATGGCCGGCATCGACCAGCCGTCGAACGGTGAGGCCTTCCTCGATCCGGAGGCCACCGTCGGGATCCTTCTGCAGGAGCCGCCGCTCGACGAGGACAAGACGGTCAAGGAAAACGTCGAAGAGGGCTTCGGCGACACGATGACCAAGCTCCGCCGGTACAACGAAGTCGCCGAGGAAATGGCGACCGACTACACCGACGAGCTCATGGAAGAGATGGGCAAGCTCCAGGAGGAGCTCGACGCCGTCGACGCGTGGGATATCGATTCCCAGATCGAGCAGGCGATGGACGCGCTGCGTTGCCCGCCGGGCGATTCGGCGGTGACGCACCTGTCCGGTGGCGAGCGCCGCCGCGTCGCGCTGTGTCGCCTGCTGCTGTCGAAGCCGGACCTGCTGCTCCTCGACGAGCCCACAAACCACCTGGACGCCGAGTCCGTGCTGTGGCTCGAGCAGCACCTCGCGAGCTACCCGGGCGCCGTCCTGGCCGTGACACACGACCGCTACTTCCTCGACCACGTCGCGCAGTGGATCTGTGAGGTCGACCGCGGCCAGCTGCACCCGTACGAGGGCAACTACTCCACGTACCTGGAGAAGAAGGCCGAGCGCCTCGAGGTGCAGGGCAAGAAGGACCAGAAGCTGCAGAAGCGCCTCAAGGACGAGCTCGAGTGGGTGCGCTCGGGCGCGAAGGCTCGCCAGACCAAGTCGAAGGCGCGTCTGGCGAAGTACGAGGAGATGGCTGCCGAGGCCGAGAAGATGAAGAAGCTGGACTTCGAGGAAATCCAGATTCCGACTCCGCCGCGCCTGGGCAACGTCGTCGTCGAGGTCGACAAGCTCGAGAAGGGCTTCGACGGCCGCGTGCTCATCAAGGACCTGTCGTTCACGCTGCCGCGCAACGGCATCGTCGGCGTGATCGGCCCGAACGGTGTCGGTAAGACCACGCTGTTCAAGACCATCGTCGGGCTCGAGGAGCCGGACGCCGGCACGGTCAAGGTCGGCGACACCGTCAAGCTCAGCTACGTCGACCAGGGCCGCGCGAACATCGACTCGGAGAAGTCGGTGTGGGAGATCGTCTCCGAGGGCAACGACTACATCGAGGTCGGCCAGAACGAGATGCCGTCTCGCGCCTACGTCTCCGCGTTCGGTTTCAAGGGCCCGGACCAGCAGAAGAAGGCCGGCGTCCTCTCCGGCGGTGAGCGTAACCGCCTCAACCTCGCGCTCACGCTCAAGGAGGGCGGCAACCTGATCCTCCTCGATGAGCCGACTAACGACCTCGACGTCGAGACCCTCGGCTCGCTGGAGAACGCGCTCACCGACTTCCCGGGCTGCGCCGTGGTCATCTCCCACGACCGCTGGTTCCTCGACCGCACCTGTACCCACATTCTCGCGTGGGAGGGCAACGTCGAAGAGGGCCAGTGGTACTGGTACGAAGGCAACTTCGAAGGCTACGAGGCCAACAAGGTCGAGCGCCTCGGCCAGGAGGCGGCGCGCCCGCACCGCGTCACCCACCGTCGCCTCACGCGCGGCTAG
- a CDS encoding cation:dicarboxylate symporter family transporter: protein MTFGNRSSSSASEASPPAPAKKVDRTHWLYIAVIIAVFAGTAVGLLAPEVGKSLGILGTLFIGLIKMMIAPVIFCTIVLGIGSVRSASTVGRVGGLAFGYFIAMSTLALGIGLLVGNLIQPGEGLNIQSGSGKGAELAEEAHEAGGTLEFIQSIIPDSLFSALTSGSVLQALFVALLVGFALQGLGKTGESIVEVIGHLQKLVFKVLVMILWIAPIGAFGAIANVVGQTGWAAVGQLIVLMLAFYLTCVIFVFGILGTLLRFATGVSIFSLVKYLAREYLLIFATSSSESALPRLIAKMEHLGVEKTTVGVVVPTGYSFNLDGTAIYLTMASIFIADAMGDPLALTEQLGLLAFMIIASKGAAGVSGAGLATLAGGLQAHRPEMLDGVGMIVGIDRFMSEARAVTNFSGNAVATILVGSWTGTIDRDQVTDVLSGNNPFDEAQLIDDGHGEDGAPADVARSTAAPEPTAELVTSGARVPNATAAH from the coding sequence ATGACATTCGGAAATCGGTCATCGAGTTCGGCGAGCGAGGCGTCCCCGCCCGCGCCGGCGAAGAAGGTAGACCGCACGCATTGGCTCTACATCGCGGTGATCATCGCCGTGTTCGCCGGCACAGCCGTCGGGCTCCTCGCACCCGAGGTCGGCAAGAGCCTCGGCATCCTGGGAACGCTATTTATCGGCCTCATCAAGATGATGATCGCGCCGGTCATTTTCTGCACCATCGTGCTGGGCATCGGTTCGGTGCGCAGCGCGTCGACGGTCGGAAGGGTGGGAGGCCTCGCCTTCGGTTACTTCATCGCCATGTCGACCCTCGCGCTCGGAATCGGGCTCCTCGTCGGCAACCTCATCCAGCCGGGAGAAGGACTCAACATCCAGTCCGGCTCCGGCAAGGGAGCCGAGCTCGCCGAGGAAGCCCACGAGGCCGGCGGCACCCTCGAATTCATTCAGTCGATCATCCCCGACTCGCTGTTTTCCGCGCTGACGAGCGGGAGCGTGCTCCAGGCATTGTTCGTCGCTCTGCTCGTCGGGTTCGCACTCCAGGGGCTCGGCAAGACGGGCGAGTCGATCGTCGAGGTGATCGGGCACCTGCAGAAGCTCGTATTCAAGGTCCTCGTGATGATCCTGTGGATCGCACCCATCGGCGCGTTCGGAGCGATCGCCAACGTCGTCGGCCAGACTGGCTGGGCCGCCGTGGGCCAGCTCATCGTGTTGATGCTCGCCTTCTACCTCACGTGCGTGATCTTCGTGTTCGGCATCCTCGGCACCCTCCTACGCTTCGCGACCGGCGTATCGATCTTCTCGCTCGTCAAGTACCTGGCCCGCGAGTACCTGCTCATCTTCGCCACCTCGTCGTCCGAGTCGGCGCTGCCCCGACTGATTGCAAAGATGGAGCACCTCGGTGTGGAGAAGACGACAGTAGGCGTGGTCGTCCCGACCGGATACTCGTTCAATCTCGACGGCACAGCGATCTACCTGACGATGGCGTCGATCTTTATCGCCGACGCCATGGGCGATCCGCTGGCGCTGACCGAGCAGCTCGGACTGCTGGCGTTCATGATCATCGCGTCGAAGGGCGCCGCAGGCGTGTCGGGCGCCGGTCTGGCAACTCTCGCCGGCGGCCTGCAGGCACACCGCCCCGAGATGCTGGACGGCGTGGGCATGATCGTCGGCATCGACCGGTTCATGTCCGAGGCCAGGGCGGTCACCAACTTCTCGGGCAATGCCGTCGCCACGATCCTCGTCGGTTCATGGACGGGAACCATCGACCGGGATCAGGTCACCGACGTGCTCTCCGGCAATAACCCCTTCGACGAAGCCCAGCTCATCGACGACGGCCACGGCGAAGACGGCGCACCTGCAGACGTTGCCCGCTCCACCGCCGCCCCGGAGCCGACGGCCGAGCTGGTTACGTCGGGCGCCCGGGTGCCAAACGCCACTGCGGCTCACTAG